Proteins encoded within one genomic window of Gadus macrocephalus chromosome 18, ASM3116895v1:
- the LOC132446731 gene encoding alpha-N-acetylgalactosaminide alpha-2,6-sialyltransferase 2-like encodes MFPVRDHTVCGHTTVCGHTTVCGHTTVCGHTTVCGHTTVCGHTTGCGHTRVCGHTWCGPTPWRGAQTPPAACERRAAGRRRAMAPRLRIVFGLLAAGSLPLFYLMSVSLEVWTPWHMDLLGRAWRISTRSTTYFLYFAPCSIPGDRLGPLRLNNSLFGQDPGASSVDPSTVAPDPSSPGPPPSTTAAAGQPPARGPRVTTSRPAPIELTPRVLTRGPRVTTSRPAPIELTPRVPARGPRVTTSRPAPIELTPRVLTFEEAYIGDTYSREDIPPQTTCPDSIARKWSSSGFNGSFLGTVPVLQWAKDVTLLQHQRLKQFHGAYGWSSMDYDSLKATLSVLNLTANHQMFDDWERRRNGSQCIRCAVVGNGGILKDSGKGPEIDGHDYVFRTNGAILDGFQKDVGTRTTHYTFSTNTMKNSMGGYRSAGFRGPPVSKETRYVFLPDNDRDYLMVKAVATHTPVERGHDKSKTPPKYFGEDATAEKLKMYHPDFVRYLRNRFFTAQTLKKRYRGIFRPSTGSVMLLAALHTCDQVSAYGFMTPDYSKYSDHYFDKTYHKVIFYANHEFRLELELWQQLHKAGLMRLFMRPSTTGSP; translated from the exons ATGTTTCCAGTCCGAGAT CACACGGTGTGCGGCCACACCACGGTGTGCGGCCACACCACGGTGTGCGGCCACACCACGGTGTGCGGCCACACCACAGTGTGCGGCCACACCACAGTGTGCGGCCACACCACagggtgcggccacaccagggTGTGCGGCCACACCTGGTGTGGCCCCACACCGTG gAGAGGAGCACAGA CCCCGCCTGCGGCCTGTGAGCGGCGTGCGGCCGGGCGACGGCGTGCCATGGCGCCCAGGCTGCGCATCGTGTTCGGCCTCCTGGCGGCCGGCAGCCTGCCCCTCTTCTACCTGATGAGTGTGAGCCTGGAGGTGTGGACCCCCTGGCACATGGACCTCCTGGGGCGGGCCTG GCGGATTTCCACCCGCTCAACGacttattttttgtattttgccCCTTGCAGCATTCCAGGAGATCGCCTGGGGCCCCTTCGGCTCAACAACAGTCTCTTTGGCCAGGACCCCGGGGCCTCCAGTGTTGACCCGAGCACTGTGGCCCCAGACCCGTCCAGTCCGGGGCCACCGCCGTCCACCACTGCTGCCGCCGGCCAGCCGCCGGCCAGGGGGCCGAGGGTAACCACGTCTAGACCAGCCCCCATTGAGCTCACTCCCAGGGTGCTGACCAGGGGGCCGAGGGTAACCACGTCTAGACCAGCCCCCATTGAGCTCACTCCCAGGGTGCCGGCCAGGGGGCCGAGGGTAACCACGTCTAGACCAGCCCCCATTGAGCTCACTCCCAGGGTGCTGACCTTCGAGGAGGCCTACATTGGAGATACGTACAGCAGAGAAGACATCCCACCACAGACA ACCTGCCCAGATTCCATCGCCAGGAAGTGGTCGTCATCCGGCTTTAATGGCAGTTTCCTGGGGACCGTTCCGGTTCTCCAGTGGGCCAAGGACGTCACGCTGCTCCAGCACCAGCGCCTGAAGCAGTTTCACGGAGCCTACGGATGGTCCTCGATGGATTATGACT cgctGAAGGCCACGCTCTCCGTCCTCAACCTCACGGCCAACCACCAGATGTTTGACGACTGGGAGCGCCGACGGAACGGCTCGCAGTGCATCCGCTGCGCCGTGGTCGGCAACGGGGGGATCTTGAAGGACTCCGGCAAGGGGCCCGAGATCGACGGCCACGACTACGTGTTCAG GACGAACGGGGCTATCCTTGATGGTTTCCAGAAGGATGTGGGCACACGCACCACCCACTACACCTTCTCCACCAACACTATGAAGAACTCCATGGGGGGCTACCGCAGCGCGGGCTTCAGGGGGCCACCGGTGTCCAAG GAAACGCGTTATGTCTTCCTTCCAGACAATGATCGGGACTACCTGATGGTGAAAGCtgtcgccacacacacaccggtggaGCGAGGCCACGATAAATCCAAAAC TCCACCAAAGTACTTCGGAGAGGATGCGACGGCGGAGAAGCTAAAGATGTATCACCCAGACTTTGTCCGCTACCTCAGGAACAG GTTCTTTACAGCCCAAACACTGAAGAAGAGATACAGGGGGATCTTCCGTCCGTCCACGGGATCTGTGATGCTTCTGGCTGCTCTGCACACCTGTGACCAG GTCAGCGCCTATGGCTTCATGACGCCCGACTATAGCAAGTACTCGGACCACTACTTTGACAAAACCTACCACAAGGTGATATTCTACGCCAACCACGAGTTCCGCTTGGAGCTGGAGCTGTGGCAGCAGCTGCACAAGGCTGGCCTCATGCGGCTGTTCATGAGACCGTCGACCACGGGGAGCCCCTGA